In a genomic window of Melitaea cinxia chromosome 27, ilMelCinx1.1, whole genome shotgun sequence:
- the LOC123666748 gene encoding WD repeat-containing protein 74, with protein MVVTEDKTFDIFVASKIGSFKHIKYYTDVSKNSKKCIENLVEIKSLQKDDAITSMVWGNEEQTEILIGKKNQQIQVYNTLQGFTKTYTADFGTGDIVGLGKHKRRLLAALSSGTVQIWSKKENVVVNTGGKLDKMKVYEQDTTLFATGGEENELKVWRIGEPAPIFTAKNLPHDWLQLRKPVWVSDLTFLAPELLAVCSRHGYVRLYDTRAQRRPVCNVEFESMAATCMAPGFDDHHVLVGFGRGQLQQVDLRRGKPDKGYKGAVGAVTSVVGVGGKVVSVSLDRHLRVHRADSKEMIYKQYLTSKLTGVLVQTATSTPLKRGDPEVKEEDEVVEEVEVKEEDMDDLFDNMETVGDKPRKKRKEDAEATEAKKMKPSTEGSTVEIENEDPEEKIVKLLKSTEKQKKKMEKKKREKKAKSVFHNA; from the exons ATGGTAGTCACAGAGGATAAAACATTTGATATATTCGTAGCTAGTAAGATAGGTTCTTTTAAac ATATTAAATACTACACAGATGTgtcaaaaaatagtaaaaaatgtatagaaaatcTAGTTGAAATAAAGAGTTTACAGAAAGATGACGCCATAACGTCTATGGTGTGGGGGAATGAGGAACAAACTGAAATATTAATAGGCAAGAAAAATCAGCAG ATTCAAGTCTACAACACGCTCCAAGGTTTCACGAAAACGTACACAGCCGATTTCGGTACGGGCGATATAGTTGGTCTCGGTAAACACAAGAGGCGACTGCTGGCAGCGCTGTCCAGTGGCACAGTGCAAATATGGAGCAAGAAGGAGAATGTGGTTGTGAATACTGGCGGCAAGTTGGATAAAATGAAAGTTTATGAACAGGACACTACTCTGTTTGCTACCG GTGGTGAAGAGAACGAGTTAAAAGTGTGGCGTATTGGTGAACCGGCGCCCATATTTACAGCTAAGAACTTGCCACATGACTGGCTCCAGCTCAGGAAACCAGTGTGGGTGTCCGATCTCACATTCTTGGCTCCAGAGTTGTTGGCTGTCTGCTCGAGACACGGTTACGTCAG actGTACGATACAAGAGCACAAAGACGACCCGTGTGCAATGTGGAGTTTGAGTCGATGGCTGCGACTTGCATGGCACCTGGGTTCGATGATCA TCACGTTCTGGTAGGCTTCGGTCGTGGTCAGCTCCAGCAAGTAGACCTTCGGAGAGGAAAACCGGACAAGGGATACAAGGGGGCAGTAGGTGCGGTTACCAGTGTTGTGGGGGTGGGGGGTAAAGTGGTCAGCGTTAGCCTCGACCGGCATCTCAGGGTCCACAGGGCTGATAGCAAGGAGATGATATACAAG CAATATTTAACATCAAAGCTGACAGGAGTGCTAGTCCAGACCGCGACCTCTACGCCTCTTAAGAGAGGTGACCCAGAGGTCAAGGAAGAGGACGAGGTGGTCGAGGAGGTCGAGGTCAAAGAAGAGGATATGGATGACCTCTTTGATAATATGGAAACTGTTGG tGATAAACCACGAAAGAAACGTAAAGAAGATGCAGAAGCGACAGAAGCTAAGAAGATGAAGCCGTCCACAGAGGGCAGCACCGTTGAAATAGAAAACGAAGACCCAGAAGAGAAGATCGTGAAACTTCTCAAGAGCACGGAGAAGCAAAAGAAGAAAATGGAGAAGAAGAAGCGGGAGAAGAAGGCGAAGAGCGTTTTTCATaatgcttaa
- the LOC123666860 gene encoding uncharacterized protein LOC123666860, giving the protein MIFFLFCYRYLITGASFKSLAFSYRMGFTTVRNIVHETCKAIFTVLRSTALPKPTSQQWQSIATDFDKFWNFPNCIGAIDDVGAYGRNSDGGILQSSKFGSKLRNGFLCIPPEKALPHSTQKLPHVFVADEAFPLTENIMRPYPSHLLNDEKKRIFNYRLSRARRIVENAFGMLQERFELFQKGIKVQPKYINNIILASTCLHNFIIDGHSMEALSSNTNNAIDRTNDTVFNNLEGMVVRDCFTEYFSNVGNVYWQNKIVNRC; this is encoded by the exons atgattttttttttgttttgttacagGTATTTAATTACAGGAGCTTCTTTTAAGTCTTTAGCTTTTAGCTATCGTATGGGATTCACTACCGTGCGTAATATAGTCCACGAAACCTGTAAAGCAATATTTACTGTATTAAGGTCGACTGCATTGCCGAAACCCACGAGCCAACAATGGCAGTCAATTGCAACCGACTTTGATAAATTTTGGAATTTTCCTAACTGCATTGGGGCAATAGATG ATGTCGGAGCATATGGTCGAAATAGCGATGGCGGTATACTCCAAAGCTCTAAATTTGGTTCGAAACTACGTAATGGGTTTTTATGCATACCACCGGAAAAGGCTTTACCACATTCAACTCAAAAATTACCCCACGTATTTGTCGCCGATGAAGCCTTTCCACTAACAGAAAATATTATGAGACCATACCCCTCACATCTtttaaatgatgaaaaaaaaaggatattCAATTATCGCTTAAGTAGAGCACGGCGTATTGTAGAAAATGCTTTTGGGATGTTACAAGAAAGAtttgaattatttcaaaaagGTATAAAAGTTCAACCAAAGTACATTAACAACATCATACTAGCAAGCACGTGTTTGCATAACTTTATCATTGATGGTCATTCTATGGAGGCGCTTAGCTCTAATACTAATAATGCAATCGATAGAACCAATGATACAGTGTTCAACAATCTCGAAGGGATGGTTGTAAGAGATTGTTTCacggaatatttttctaatgttGGTAACGTGTACTggcaaaataaaattgttaatagaTGTTAG